One stretch of Pigmentiphaga aceris DNA includes these proteins:
- the gspG gene encoding type II secretion system major pseudopilin GspG: protein MRRLYIRSRLSTSRQRGFTLIELMVVVVILGILAVMVVPRVLDRPDQARVIAARQDIAGVMQALRLYRLDNGRYPTSTQGLRALIERPAGNPPPANWRQSLERLPTDPWGAPYQYLNPGVHGEIDVFSFGADGQPGGENNDADIGSWEL, encoded by the coding sequence TTGCGTCGCTTGTACATCCGCTCTCGACTCAGCACGTCACGTCAACGTGGTTTTACGTTAATCGAGCTGATGGTGGTGGTGGTGATCCTGGGCATTCTGGCCGTCATGGTTGTGCCGCGTGTGCTCGACCGGCCGGATCAGGCTCGGGTGATCGCTGCGCGTCAGGATATCGCTGGCGTGATGCAGGCGCTGCGTCTGTACCGGCTGGACAACGGCCGTTATCCAACCAGTACGCAAGGACTGCGTGCCCTGATCGAACGGCCTGCTGGTAACCCGCCGCCCGCCAACTGGCGTCAGTCGCTGGAACGCCTGCCGACCGATCCCTGGGGCGCGCCCTATCAGTACCTGAATCCTGGTGTGCATGGCGAGATCGATGTGTTCTCGTTCGGAGCCGACGGTCAGCCCGGCGGGGAGAACAATGATGCCGATATCGGGTCTTGGGAACTCTGA
- a CDS encoding gamma-glutamyltransferase family protein translates to MKKTIHKSLYVALPVSAVLALAACGGGGDGDGEAKVDLLVDSNPNSCASLGSNGSAITVGSGMAGDPAAPEPASGYTLGRTAKHSNSYMVVANTPLATKAGCDILKAGGTAADAAVAVQAVLGLVEPQSSTIAGSAFMLYYDAATKKITAYDGREKAPAAATAYYLMRQDQADASSPAPVPNARRSGRSIGVPGVMRMLETAQSEHGKLKWDKLFDNGISLASNGFLVPARMGAALQGSRTSLALDANAVALYFKADGSTYAAGESMKNQPYADTLKALAAQGANALHTGPIAQAIVNKVAQSVGDDAAKTPITPGVMTLKDLADYKPVKRDPACVTYRAYYVCSMAPPSSGGIAIAQSLGILENFQLSLYPPLNPTNEGGVPSTMGVHLVSEAERLAYADRDKYVADTDYIPLPGNGLSTMLDKAYLRNRAALIDQTKSMGTAQAGNLGDVPLGIDTTKENGTTQFTIVDAYGNVATITSTVEASLGSYHMTNGFLLSNQLTDFSANPRDAAGNLVANRVAPGKRPRSTMAPTMVFRGTAPGDFVMATGSPGGGVIIQYVLKTVVGALDWNLDAQQATSLVNFGASNSATTNVDGANTTLDTSALVAGLRSMGHTVSTGAQSSGVATIMRVQKDGKFVLQGGVDPRREGIVLGDGAM, encoded by the coding sequence ATGAAAAAAACAATACACAAATCTTTGTATGTCGCACTGCCTGTCAGCGCGGTGTTGGCACTGGCTGCCTGCGGTGGTGGTGGCGACGGAGACGGTGAAGCCAAAGTCGATCTGCTGGTCGACAGCAATCCGAACAGCTGCGCCAGTCTTGGCAGCAATGGTTCGGCCATCACCGTTGGCTCGGGCATGGCCGGCGACCCTGCCGCACCAGAGCCAGCGTCGGGCTACACCCTCGGCCGTACCGCCAAACACTCGAACAGCTACATGGTCGTCGCCAACACCCCACTGGCGACCAAAGCAGGCTGCGACATCCTGAAGGCAGGCGGCACCGCTGCCGATGCGGCCGTTGCCGTGCAAGCCGTGCTGGGACTGGTCGAACCGCAGTCCAGCACCATCGCCGGCAGCGCCTTCATGCTGTACTACGACGCCGCTACCAAGAAAATCACGGCCTACGACGGTCGTGAAAAAGCACCGGCAGCCGCCACCGCCTATTACCTGATGCGCCAGGACCAGGCAGACGCCAGCTCCCCCGCCCCCGTCCCGAATGCGCGCCGCAGCGGTCGCTCCATCGGTGTCCCGGGCGTGATGCGCATGCTGGAAACCGCACAAAGCGAACACGGCAAGCTCAAATGGGACAAGCTGTTCGACAACGGCATTTCGTTGGCCTCCAACGGCTTCCTGGTGCCGGCCCGCATGGGCGCGGCACTCCAAGGCTCACGAACCAGCCTTGCGTTGGATGCCAATGCCGTGGCGCTCTACTTCAAGGCCGACGGCAGCACCTATGCGGCTGGCGAGAGCATGAAGAACCAGCCCTATGCGGACACGCTCAAAGCGCTGGCTGCACAAGGTGCCAACGCACTTCACACCGGTCCGATCGCACAGGCCATCGTCAACAAGGTCGCGCAAAGCGTGGGCGACGACGCAGCCAAGACGCCGATCACCCCCGGCGTGATGACGCTGAAAGACCTGGCTGACTACAAACCGGTCAAGCGAGATCCGGCCTGCGTCACCTACCGCGCCTACTACGTCTGCTCGATGGCACCGCCGTCGTCGGGTGGCATCGCCATTGCGCAGTCGCTCGGCATCCTGGAGAACTTCCAGCTGTCGCTGTACCCGCCGCTCAATCCCACCAACGAAGGCGGTGTGCCCAGCACCATGGGCGTGCACCTGGTGTCAGAAGCCGAACGCCTGGCCTATGCCGACCGCGACAAGTACGTAGCCGACACCGACTACATCCCGCTGCCGGGCAATGGCTTGTCCACCATGCTCGACAAGGCCTACCTGCGCAACCGCGCAGCGCTGATCGACCAGACCAAGAGCATGGGCACGGCGCAGGCCGGCAATCTGGGTGATGTCCCGCTGGGCATCGACACGACGAAGGAGAATGGCACGACGCAATTCACCATCGTTGATGCCTACGGCAACGTGGCGACCATCACCTCTACCGTCGAAGCAAGCCTGGGTTCGTATCACATGACCAACGGCTTCCTGCTGAGCAACCAGTTGACCGACTTCTCGGCCAACCCGCGTGATGCGGCAGGCAACCTCGTGGCCAACCGTGTGGCACCCGGCAAGCGCCCGCGCAGCACCATGGCACCTACCATGGTGTTCCGTGGCACGGCACCCGGCGACTTCGTCATGGCCACCGGCTCGCCTGGCGGCGGCGTCATCATCCAGTACGTGCTGAAGACCGTGGTCGGCGCACTCGACTGGAACCTGGATGCCCAGCAAGCGACATCGCTGGTGAACTTCGGTGCCAGCAACAGTGCAACCACCAACGTGGACGGAGCCAACACCACGCTCGACACCTCGGCGCTGGTCGCAGGTCTGCGCAGCATGGGCCACACGGTCTCGACCGGGGCACAGTCCAGCGGCGTAGCCACCATCATGCGTGTTCAGAAGGATGGCAAGTTCGTGCTGCAAGGCGGCGTGGACCCGCGTCGCGAAGGTATCGTTCTGGGCGACGGTGCCATGTAA
- a CDS encoding type II secretion system protein N, translating into MSLSLPIRLEPSVRYLALAALAGGVGLWTALLFAPLPGPIPPATSRAVQTRLDTAPLAAWFGTPPTGRAPLRVAVSGIIATGSRGVAVLSFDGGPAQAWRVGQTIKDGLSVRTVAAEEVVLDYQGDTVRVALPRPSPPAGTGILLRP; encoded by the coding sequence ATGTCTTTAAGCCTTCCCATCCGCCTAGAACCCTCAGTACGCTACCTTGCGTTGGCAGCACTTGCCGGCGGCGTTGGCTTATGGACGGCATTGCTGTTTGCACCGTTGCCCGGGCCTATTCCACCCGCAACGAGTCGCGCGGTACAGACCAGACTCGACACCGCCCCGCTGGCCGCCTGGTTCGGCACCCCGCCCACCGGCCGTGCCCCCCTGCGCGTCGCAGTGTCCGGCATCATCGCCACCGGCAGCCGTGGCGTGGCGGTGTTGTCTTTTGACGGCGGGCCTGCTCAAGCCTGGCGTGTCGGCCAGACAATCAAAGACGGACTGAGCGTGCGCACGGTAGCCGCCGAAGAAGTGGTGCTGGACTATCAGGGCGACACAGTACGCGTCGCGTTGCCACGCCCAAGCCCACCAGCCGGTACAGGGATTTTGCTTCGGCCTTGA
- a CDS encoding Lrp/AsnC family transcriptional regulator, with translation MSTQLELDDIDRKILRELRSDGRLSNLKLAEKVGLSATPCWNRVRALEERGVIEGYAALLNHKAIGVPDTVIIEVTLDHHDDEALDRFGRAIAVLPEVLEAYLVTGEYDYLIKVAVAGTEGYEDFLRRKLYKLPGLRHSRSTFALRCLKRVASAVP, from the coding sequence ATGAGTACGCAGTTGGAGTTGGACGACATCGACCGGAAAATCCTGCGCGAATTGCGCTCGGATGGACGGCTCAGCAACCTCAAGCTGGCAGAGAAAGTTGGCCTGTCGGCCACGCCTTGCTGGAACCGGGTGCGGGCGCTGGAAGAACGTGGTGTGATCGAAGGCTACGCCGCCTTGCTCAACCACAAGGCGATTGGCGTGCCGGATACGGTGATCATCGAGGTGACGCTGGATCACCACGACGATGAAGCCCTGGACCGCTTCGGCCGTGCGATTGCGGTGCTGCCCGAGGTGCTGGAGGCCTATCTGGTGACAGGCGAGTACGACTATCTGATCAAGGTGGCGGTTGCCGGCACGGAAGGCTACGAAGACTTCCTGCGTCGCAAGCTATACAAGCTGCCCGGGCTGCGGCACAGCCGGTCTACTTTTGCGTTGCGGTGTTTGAAGCGGGTGGCGTCGGCGGTGCCTTGA
- a CDS encoding DMT family transporter produces the protein MASSQALSARSALPRWVLIAMILGAPALFAANMVAGRWAHDAGLPPVFLAFGRWATALLLLAPFIARRVWQQRHLLLAAAPQLLALAALGMGVAVAPQYIGAQTTSATNIGLIFSISPMLVLALEAGVWGVKMNRRQAAGLMLALSGVLIVLTRGDFNALLGLSFGKGDLWVLLAACGWALYTVLLKHSRLPDLDQGVRLGALMLGGVLVLAPFAGVEAMIDGLPAFGDPRLALTLGFLALVPSLGAYMVFGKLVSEAGPAVAGTSMFLVPLYAALLAWPLLGELPHLYHLAGMLLILPGMHLANMRAPRRVTGLVAG, from the coding sequence ATGGCTTCTTCCCAAGCCCTTTCCGCCCGCTCTGCCCTTCCTCGCTGGGTGCTTATCGCCATGATCCTGGGCGCGCCTGCGCTGTTTGCCGCCAACATGGTGGCGGGCCGCTGGGCGCACGATGCCGGGTTGCCGCCGGTGTTCCTGGCCTTTGGTCGCTGGGCAACGGCGTTGTTGCTGCTGGCCCCTTTCATTGCCCGACGTGTCTGGCAGCAACGCCATCTGCTGCTCGCCGCCGCGCCGCAGTTGCTGGCGCTGGCAGCACTTGGCATGGGGGTCGCCGTAGCCCCGCAGTACATTGGTGCGCAGACCACCTCGGCCACCAACATCGGCCTGATTTTCTCGATCTCACCGATGCTGGTGTTGGCGCTGGAAGCTGGTGTGTGGGGCGTGAAGATGAACCGCCGTCAGGCTGCTGGCCTGATGCTGGCGTTGTCAGGCGTGCTGATCGTGCTGACGCGGGGCGATTTCAACGCCTTGCTGGGCCTGTCGTTTGGCAAGGGTGATCTGTGGGTTTTGCTGGCCGCGTGCGGCTGGGCCTTGTATACCGTGTTGCTCAAACACAGTCGTTTGCCAGACTTGGACCAGGGCGTGCGCCTGGGTGCGCTGATGTTGGGCGGTGTGCTGGTGCTGGCCCCGTTTGCAGGTGTCGAGGCGATGATCGACGGCCTGCCCGCCTTTGGCGACCCGCGTCTGGCGCTGACCTTGGGGTTCCTGGCGCTGGTGCCCAGCCTGGGGGCTTACATGGTCTTCGGCAAACTGGTGTCAGAGGCCGGTCCAGCGGTGGCGGGCACCAGCATGTTCCTGGTGCCGCTGTATGCCGCATTGCTGGCATGGCCTTTGTTGGGTGAACTGCCACACCTGTATCACCTGGCCGGCATGCTGCTGATTCTGCCTGGCATGCACTTAGCAAACATGCGCGCACCGCGACGCGTGACGGGGTTGGTTGCGGGTTGA
- a CDS encoding NmrA/HSCARG family protein has product MTDTPSESILVTGATGTQGGAVARALVRAKFSVKALVRDPRTAQAQALASLGVELVEGDFDDVQSLEAAMDKVQGVYSVQMPPHPDDQDREVRTGLRLLEAAYRADVRTFVHSSVARAGDQTNFVGWDAGRWWKRYWESKSEVNSAIAERGLQHWVILKPAMIMENFLPPKVHGMYPTLAQGKIATAILPDTRLDMIAANDIASFAVAAFRDPARFNGQCIDLAAASLTMEEVASTLSIGTGRQVLAQSLTEEMARAQGNSAGLVSSQVWDNVEGYKVDIHAAKSWGIPLTSFEQWVDAHSEALKAVIGEKVDSAEPGR; this is encoded by the coding sequence ATGACTGATACCCCCTCTGAATCGATTCTTGTGACGGGAGCAACTGGGACGCAGGGCGGAGCGGTGGCAAGGGCGCTCGTGCGTGCCAAGTTTTCGGTGAAAGCTCTCGTCCGTGATCCTCGCACCGCGCAGGCGCAAGCACTCGCGAGCTTGGGTGTCGAGTTGGTCGAAGGGGATTTTGACGATGTTCAAAGTCTTGAAGCGGCGATGGACAAGGTTCAGGGTGTCTATTCAGTGCAAATGCCTCCGCATCCAGACGATCAGGATCGTGAGGTACGCACTGGGCTTCGGCTGCTTGAGGCCGCGTACAGAGCCGATGTCAGGACGTTTGTCCATAGCTCCGTTGCAAGGGCTGGCGACCAGACGAACTTTGTCGGCTGGGATGCCGGTCGTTGGTGGAAGCGCTACTGGGAGAGCAAGTCTGAGGTCAATAGCGCGATTGCTGAACGCGGCCTTCAGCACTGGGTCATTTTGAAACCCGCCATGATCATGGAGAACTTCTTGCCACCTAAAGTGCACGGCATGTACCCCACGCTTGCACAAGGAAAGATCGCAACGGCCATCCTTCCCGATACCCGGCTCGACATGATTGCCGCCAATGACATCGCATCATTCGCAGTTGCTGCGTTTCGCGATCCCGCACGTTTCAATGGCCAGTGTATCGATCTCGCTGCGGCGTCCTTAACGATGGAAGAAGTTGCATCAACACTCAGCATCGGAACCGGACGCCAGGTATTGGCACAATCGCTGACGGAAGAAATGGCGAGAGCGCAAGGAAACAGTGCGGGTCTGGTGTCCAGTCAAGTCTGGGATAACGTGGAAGGGTACAAAGTGGACATCCACGCAGCAAAAAGCTGGGGTATTCCACTGACGTCATTTGAGCAATGGGTTGATGCACACAGTGAGGCTCTCAAGGCCGTAATCGGTGAGAAAGTCGACTCAGCTGAGCCTGGACGTTGA
- a CDS encoding TetR/AcrR family transcriptional regulator — MTTEVRVEEGQTAGPLYRKAAAARGRQQDVGRDDLIIAATLALLGERGYDALTMSEVAVRAGVSKATLYRRWTAKPELVADAVSTIGFAAAPAYPGTSARDDLLALLMHASACADRPHLLKVAIEAAKSSLALGAILRARFVAFIRRELEGIAQRALEEGSLPLTEPELAALTDTTVALLIYLSDSPDRPGEGGRLENLVDNVLLVLIAKKEACLVAADQSGSSI, encoded by the coding sequence ATGACCACCGAAGTGCGTGTGGAAGAGGGGCAGACTGCGGGCCCCCTGTACCGTAAAGCTGCGGCCGCACGGGGCCGTCAGCAGGATGTCGGTCGTGACGATCTCATCATTGCTGCGACGCTCGCCCTGCTTGGCGAGCGTGGGTACGACGCGCTGACGATGTCAGAGGTAGCCGTTCGTGCCGGGGTATCCAAAGCGACCCTCTATCGCCGCTGGACTGCCAAGCCTGAACTGGTGGCGGACGCCGTCTCGACCATCGGGTTCGCGGCTGCACCAGCCTATCCGGGCACATCCGCAAGAGATGATTTGTTGGCGCTGCTAATGCATGCAAGTGCATGCGCTGATCGGCCCCACCTGTTGAAGGTCGCAATAGAAGCCGCCAAGTCCTCACTGGCGCTGGGTGCGATCTTGCGGGCACGGTTTGTCGCGTTTATCCGGCGCGAATTGGAGGGGATCGCCCAACGAGCCCTTGAGGAAGGCTCCCTGCCACTCACTGAACCCGAACTGGCGGCGTTGACAGATACAACCGTTGCATTGTTGATCTACCTGTCGGACAGCCCTGATCGCCCCGGAGAAGGGGGGCGATTGGAGAATCTTGTGGATAACGTCCTATTAGTCTTAATTGCTAAAAAAGAAGCGTGTCTGGTAGCCGCTGACCAATCGGGCTCATCCATTTGA
- a CDS encoding winged helix-turn-helix transcriptional regulator, with product MTAIKERSTVQKNKKSVLEVCPVTYVMERIGGYWKPVIIYELSFGDMRYSELRRRMPGITEKVFIQQLKQLEADGLLTREARPVVPPYVTYSLTLAGRDMLPVMRAMVEWAEKNMIQSDGNDGISAQPPLRVPA from the coding sequence ATGACTGCCATCAAAGAACGCTCCACTGTCCAGAAAAACAAGAAGTCTGTGCTTGAGGTCTGTCCCGTTACGTATGTGATGGAGCGCATTGGTGGGTATTGGAAGCCGGTCATCATCTACGAGCTGTCGTTTGGCGACATGCGCTATAGCGAACTTCGCAGGCGCATGCCTGGCATTACTGAGAAAGTATTCATTCAGCAGCTCAAACAACTGGAGGCTGATGGTCTGCTGACGCGCGAAGCCAGACCGGTCGTGCCGCCCTATGTCACTTACAGCCTCACGTTGGCAGGCCGGGACATGCTGCCGGTGATGCGAGCCATGGTGGAGTGGGCCGAGAAGAACATGATTCAGTCAGACGGTAATGACGGAATCTCCGCTCAACCCCCCTTGCGTGTTCCCGCCTGA
- a CDS encoding alkene reductase gives MSASMLFTPFQVGALTLPNRIIMAPMTRSRAQRPGNVPTPSTAIYYAQRATAGLIISEGSQISAQAVGYIDTPGIHSAEQVAGWKLVTEAVHAAGGRIFLQLWHVGAISHPYFHNGALPVAPSAVKPTATAFTGNGMEEVPTPRALDTHEVKAIVEDFRQAAKNAQAAGFDGVEVHGANGFLIDQFLQSGTNLRTDEYGGSLENRARFALEVVQAAVDVFGADRVGYKMSPSANLGGISDADPLATFSYLTGQLERFGLAYLHVMEALPGHFMAPKESKGPIAPALRKIFTGPFILNGGYTKEVAERALSLHEANLISFGVPFIANPDLVARYRTDTPLSQADPSTFYGGTDKGYVDYPSSE, from the coding sequence ATGAGCGCTTCCATGCTTTTCACGCCCTTCCAAGTCGGTGCCCTGACGCTTCCCAACCGCATCATCATGGCACCGATGACGCGCAGTCGCGCCCAGCGCCCTGGCAATGTACCGACCCCGTCCACTGCGATCTACTACGCGCAGCGAGCCACCGCAGGTCTGATCATCAGCGAAGGCTCCCAAATTTCCGCCCAGGCAGTGGGCTACATTGACACGCCCGGTATCCACTCGGCCGAGCAGGTGGCAGGCTGGAAGCTGGTCACTGAAGCGGTTCATGCTGCCGGCGGCCGCATCTTCCTTCAGCTATGGCACGTGGGAGCCATCTCACATCCGTACTTTCACAACGGAGCCCTGCCGGTGGCACCTTCCGCCGTGAAGCCCACGGCCACCGCCTTCACGGGCAACGGCATGGAAGAGGTGCCTACGCCTCGCGCCCTCGACACCCACGAGGTGAAAGCCATCGTGGAGGACTTCCGCCAAGCAGCCAAGAATGCTCAAGCCGCTGGCTTCGACGGCGTTGAAGTCCACGGTGCCAACGGCTTCCTCATCGACCAGTTCCTGCAAAGCGGCACGAACCTGCGTACAGACGAATACGGCGGCAGCCTTGAGAATCGCGCCCGCTTTGCACTTGAAGTGGTGCAGGCCGCAGTAGATGTGTTTGGAGCCGACCGCGTGGGCTACAAGATGTCCCCGAGTGCGAACCTGGGCGGAATCTCAGATGCGGACCCACTGGCTACCTTCAGCTATCTGACTGGGCAGCTTGAACGCTTCGGGCTGGCGTACCTGCATGTGATGGAGGCGCTGCCTGGCCATTTCATGGCCCCTAAAGAAAGCAAGGGGCCGATAGCGCCCGCTCTGCGCAAGATCTTCACCGGCCCATTTATCCTTAATGGGGGCTACACCAAAGAAGTAGCAGAACGCGCATTAAGTTTGCATGAAGCAAACCTCATTTCATTCGGCGTGCCGTTCATCGCAAACCCGGATCTGGTGGCGCGCTACCGGACCGATACCCCGCTCAGCCAGGCAGATCCCAGCACGTTCTACGGTGGTACGGATAAAGGCTACGTGGACTACCCGTCATCTGAATAA
- a CDS encoding methyl-accepting chemotaxis protein, producing MFGNTGKRKIEDLQVKVQRQHAVRTALDRSTAVIEFDLTGCVTAANENVAHALGYEHGDDLIGKRHHEFCDKDYAASAEYTEFWAALRRGEFYAGRVRRVTRDGSYLWLEATYNPLLDAAGNVVGVIKFATDITARVKAEAATKARLSAITRSMAVIEFTADGVIVDANENFLAATGYSLEQVVGAHHRIFCNEAYARSPEYATLWQQLKQGEFYSGRIQRIRSDGSTCWLQASYNPVLDCSGRVVSVIKFAYDVSNQVIQEAQNAESAKLAYQTSQESESLYADGVSSINQTADEIRHMAERIEEASVNIQTLGANSARITAIVQTIRAIADRTNLLALNAAIEAARAGEHGRGFAVVADEVRNLAERTSSSTSEIARVVKDTQQLTQDAVKHIEDILQDARHSVSLTQDARDKVLRIKDEAQAVLSAIGKYAAAMPAPVAALV from the coding sequence ATGTTCGGAAATACGGGCAAGCGCAAGATCGAAGATCTGCAGGTCAAGGTTCAACGCCAACACGCGGTTCGTACTGCGCTGGATCGCTCTACAGCGGTGATTGAATTCGATCTGACCGGTTGCGTCACGGCCGCCAACGAGAACGTGGCGCATGCCTTGGGTTACGAGCATGGCGACGACTTGATCGGCAAGCGCCATCATGAATTCTGCGACAAGGACTATGCGGCCAGCGCCGAGTACACCGAGTTCTGGGCTGCACTGCGCCGGGGTGAGTTCTATGCTGGCCGTGTGCGCCGCGTGACACGCGACGGCAGCTACCTGTGGCTTGAAGCCACCTACAACCCCTTGCTTGATGCTGCGGGTAACGTGGTTGGCGTGATCAAGTTTGCCACCGATATTACGGCGCGTGTGAAGGCTGAAGCAGCCACCAAGGCACGTCTGTCGGCAATTACCCGGTCGATGGCCGTGATCGAATTCACGGCCGACGGCGTGATTGTGGATGCGAACGAAAACTTCCTGGCGGCTACCGGTTATTCGCTTGAACAGGTGGTGGGTGCCCATCACCGTATCTTCTGCAACGAGGCCTATGCCCGCAGCCCTGAATACGCCACCTTGTGGCAACAGCTGAAGCAAGGCGAGTTCTATTCCGGGCGCATCCAGCGCATTCGCAGCGATGGTTCCACGTGCTGGCTGCAGGCCAGCTACAACCCGGTGCTGGATTGTTCCGGGCGCGTGGTGTCGGTGATCAAGTTCGCCTACGACGTCAGCAATCAGGTGATCCAGGAGGCGCAGAACGCCGAAAGCGCCAAGCTGGCCTACCAGACCTCGCAGGAATCGGAATCCCTGTACGCCGATGGCGTCAGCAGCATCAACCAGACTGCCGACGAGATCCGGCACATGGCCGAACGCATCGAAGAAGCCAGCGTGAACATCCAGACCCTGGGGGCGAACTCGGCACGCATCACGGCAATCGTGCAGACCATTCGCGCCATTGCCGATCGTACCAATCTGCTGGCCTTGAATGCAGCGATCGAAGCGGCGCGCGCAGGGGAGCACGGCCGGGGCTTTGCGGTGGTGGCCGATGAAGTACGCAACCTGGCAGAGCGCACCAGTTCATCGACCAGCGAGATTGCCCGGGTGGTGAAAGACACCCAGCAACTGACGCAGGACGCGGTCAAGCACATCGAAGATATTTTGCAGGACGCTCGCCACAGCGTGTCCTTGACGCAGGATGCGCGGGACAAAGTGCTGCGCATCAAGGACGAAGCGCAGGCGGTCTTGTCGGCGATTGGCAAGTACGCAGCGGCGATGCCTGCACCGGTGGCGGCGCTGGTGTGA